Genomic DNA from Peribacillus sp. FSL H8-0477:
ATAGACAAAACCCGTTCGTCGTTACTAGGCATAAACTCCGCCTCCTTTTTAGCTAGTATAACTATTATACGATACATAGTCCTTAAGGTTTCAAAAAACATAAAAATAATGTATGTTCCTCTTTCACCAGCATACATTTGAAAACATGGTCAAGCTATTTAGATCGGAGATGAATTCTCATGTTAACTGAATTACAGGCATTTATACTTGGAGTGATTCAAGGATTAACAGAATTTTTGCCTATATCAAGCACAGGTCATCTATATCTTGGCAGGCATTTATTCCATCTCGATGAAGCAGGAATATTTCTTGATACCATGCTGCATATAGGAACACTGATTGCACTGGTTGTCGTTTATAAAGCTGAACTTGTTAAGATCTTGAAAAATCCTTTTTCAAAATTAACACTTTTGCTCATTGCCGGAACGATTCCTGCAGTCATCGCTGGCCTATTATTAAGTGATTGGTTTGACGATCTTTCAAAAAGCGGAGTAACAATCGGCTGGGAATTTCTAGCTACAGGATTCATACTTTGGTTCGCTGATCAAGCTGGTTCTGGAAAAAAGTCTCTTGAAGAGATCTCTGTCAAAGATGCATTAATCATTGGGAGTTTTCAAGCAGCAGCAATCATGCCTGCATTATCCCGATCGGGGCTGACCATTGCTGCAGGTTTATTTTGTAAACTCGATCGTGCCACAGCTGCTTATTTTTCTTTTCTATTATCTATTCCAGCTATTTCAGGGGGAATTATTTTTCAACTTAAACCGGTTCTAACCGGCGGTGCTGAAACTCTTCCCTTTTCATCGATGCTGATTGCTACTCTTGCATCTGCCATCTTTGGCTATATTGCAGTAGTGTGGATGATTAACTATTTAAAAAGCCGCTCCCTGAAAGTTTTTTCTTTCTATGTTTGGGGACTGGGCAGCTTAGTTCTCATCCTCCAATTTACCGGAGTCTTTTAACGAGTTCACTCTTGTCTCTAATCATTTTTTTTCGACTATTTTCGAGATTAGACAAGACGCTGTTTCTGACTGGTATGCCTGACTTTCCCGTACCTTTTACCCATATTTTTTCATGAAAGAAATAGAAATAAAAAAAAGTAGAAAAATGACGAAAAAATAATTAAAAAAACTATTTCCATTTTGGTTTTTTTTTAGTATTATACCTTCGTAAGGATATTTTATTTTGTTAATATTGCTTAAAAATAAAATAGGGAAGGCAAATGGTGCGCCACCGGTTTCCGGTTCTAGTGGGTTCGATTCCCACCCCGAAATTTTTTGATGCAAGACTAAAAAATTTCGAGGGTGGGCAGAGTTTACACACTACAACTGCCCTCAAAGCGGAGGGACGGAAATGTTAAAAAAGAGAGATTTTACCGATTGTTATCCTCTTTATGAGCTAATGACGCATCCAGATGTCTTCCCTTTCGTGCGCCAAAAAGTCCAATCATATGAAGAATATGTATTTGTTACTAAGACAACGCTCGAAGAAGAAGACCAAGGAAAACTAATTTCACGTACAATTACTGATGAATGGGATATGCCGATTGGGACTATATCATTGTTTGATATCGAAGACAATGCTGGTTTCCTTGGGACCTGGCTTGGAAAGCCATACCATGGTAAAGGCTATAATTCAATTGCTAAGGAAGCCTTTTTTAATGAATTGTTTTTTGATTTAGGCATTGAAACCGTCTATATGAGGATCCGCAAAACCAATTTACGGTCTTTGCATGCAGCTGAAAAATTGCCTTATGCTGTTCAAGCTAATGAATCAAGAAGATATATCTACGACCAGCTGAACGAAAAGGAAGAAATCTACGACTTATACGAAATTTCCAAAGATTTATATACCTTATATCTGCTTCGTAAGGATGATGAAGCAGGAGAACAGCTTCTTGAAGCCTAATGTGGACCGTATTCATACGGTCCCTTTTTATTATGTTCAAAACTAAAGGCAGCCCATTATGGGCTGCCTTTGAAGTGATCAAAGTATATTTTTCGAATTACATGTGTTCGATATAACTCAAGCTTCTTCCGCTCAATTGGGTGTTTCGTTATCCCAATCGTCTTTAACTGCTGGATAAACCAGCCCTTTGAATACGTATGCGCCACCTACTCCGCCACCTTTTTATATTGATTCCTTCAATATATGCGGTTAAAGCCGGGAGAATGATGCGGTAGACTGGGTTTATTTTTGCAGATCAATCAAAAGCTGATACATTTCTTCCGCCGTTTTGAATGGACGTTCTTGCTTCATTTTTGTTTTAAATGTAATTGAATTTTCATTCAGCTGATTTATGGCTTCTATAAACGCTGGATAGTTGATATCTTCTTCTTGAAGTACTTTACAAAAGCCTTGTTTTTCAAAGCTATTTGCATTTAAAATTTGATCGCCTCGGGAAGCATTGGCACTGAGCGGAATCAAGAGCATTGGTTTTTGCAGTCCAAGAAATTCAAAAATCGAATTCGATCCAGCTCTTGATACCACCAAATTAGCGGCTGCTAATAAATCAAAGAGTTCATCATGAACATATTCAAATGCCTGATATCCCTTACGTTCTATATCTATCAAGTTCCCTTTACCACAGATATGAATGATTTGATATGACTTTAGCAATTCATCAAGAGTCTCATGTATAACGTTATTAATTCGAACCGCTCCAAGGCTTCCACCCATTACAAGCACTATTGGTTTCATATCTGTAAACCCACAAATTTCTCTTCCTTTTACTGCATTGCCATGAAAAATCCCTTCCCTTAGAACAGCTCCAATATACAGTGCCTTTTCCTTAGGTAAAGAGCTGGCTGTTTCCGCGAAAGTCGTAAAAATCTTCGAGGAGAGCGGCATCGCAATTTTATTTGCTAATCCAGGTGTATAATCCGATTCGTGAATGAACACAGGGATTTTAAGCATTTTGGCTGCCAATACGACTGGAACCGAGACAAATCCCCCTTTTGAAAAAATAAAATCAGGACGGATACTTTTTAATATTCTTCTTGCATCAAAGATCCCTTTTACAACACGGAATGGATCCTTCATATTCTCTAATGATATATATCTCCGCAGCTTACCAACCGAAATGACACGGTAACTGATTTGTGGAAATTCTTTTTGAATAATTGTTTTTTCGATTCCTTTTTCAGAACCAATATAAGTAACATCCCAATTATTTTTAATAAATTCAGGAATAATTGCCGCGTTCACAGAAACGTGTCCCGCTGACCCTCCACCAGTAAATACGATTTTCTTTTTCAAAATAATCACCTTCCAAACAAAAAATAAGTTCCCCTCATCATACCATAGGTAAACGCAGATACTAGATAGGAATAGCTGAAATCATAAAAGAGATATCCTTTACCCCTACTTCATTTAGGAAAAATAATTTTTTTATATATAAATGCACTATTTTCGAACGAGGAAGATGAACAAAAAGTTATTCTGTGATAATATAATCCTTAATTAGGGGGAATGATGCTTGACTATATTATCATCGCTGTATAATTGGGAAATTTGGCTTCAGCTTGGAATATCAGCTGCCATATTCCTATTCTTTTTGGCCGTACGAAGTGCTTTTACTCGGTACCTATTTAAATACCTGCTCAGCTTAGCTAGAAGACGCAATATTACATTTGCTGCTAATTTAATGACTGTACTTGAAAAGCCTTTACGCTGGTTGATTGTTTTAATCGGCTTTATTATAGCCAGTCGATATTTTCCCTTTGAGGTTGTATCGCATGAAATCAGAATTCGGTTATTCCGTTCTGCTTTCATTATTCTTGCTACCTGGGCCCTTTTAAATATCAGTACGATCCTCACTTTGTTGTTTCCACAATTAAACAGCAAACTTGATTTAGGGGTCGATCAAATTGTTATACCATTTATTACAAAAATAATTAATATTATTTTTATTGCCCTTGGTGTTAGTATCGTAGCCGAAGAATGGGGATTTAATGTAAACGGATTTGTCGCCGGTCTAGGACTGGGAGGACTAGCCTTTGCTCTCGCAGCCAAAGATACGATCAGTAATCTATTTGGCGGGATTGTGATCATTACAGAAAAGCCATTTACCATCGGCGATTGGATTAAGACTCCAAGTGTTGAAGGTACGGTTGAGGATATCACTTTTAGGAGTACAAAGGTCCGAACGTTTGCACAAGCACTTGTAACGGTCCCTAATGCAACGTTATCTAACGAACCAATTATCAACTGGTCGAAGATGGGTAAACGTCAGATTGCCTTTCATCTGAGAGTTTCTTATCAAACATCAAGGACAAAGCTTGAAGTACTTACGAAACAACTTGAACAAATGCTTCAGAATCATGAAGGGGTTCATAAAGACACAATCATGGTAAGGTTTGACCAGTTCAGCAGTGCAAGTCTAGATATCTATTTGTATTTCTTTACTACTGTCACTGATTACGCTGGCTATTTGGAAACCAAAGAAAATATTAATTTTAAAATCATGGACATTCTAGAACAATATGATGTGGAAATGGCCATTCCAGCCCAAAATCTAATTTTCAAGAATGAATCGGCACTGCACGAAATGACTGATTTTAACACCTAATCAACTGCCAAGCTACCTTGGCAGTTTTTTTTGCATGCAGAACCTTCTGATTATGTTATACTACTTTCATTCGCAAAAAATAGTTCAGGAGTATGATATGATTCAAACTTACACAACACCACAGAAAATACGACAGCTTATTTTTATATTGGCACCCATTCTCATTACTCAATTAGGCATTTATTCCATGACATTCTTTGATATTATGATGGCCGGTAAATATCGGACCACAGATGTTGCTGGAGTATCAATAGGAAGTTCACTCTGGATGCCTGTTTATACGGGAATAAGCGGTATATTATTAGCCCTTACACCAATTATTTCTCAAAAACTTGGAGCGAAGGATACAAAGTCGATTCCACATTCCGTCATTCAGGCGTTATATTTAGGCCTTGTAATGGCAGCCGTCGTCATGCTCATTGGCTCCATTGTTTTAAATCCTATATTGGAACTTATGAATCTTGAGCAATCGGTCCATAATATAGCCCATGACTATTTAGTCGCTCTATCCTTTGGAATGATTCCTCTCTTCTTATATAATGTCCTCCGATCATTTATTGATTCTCTTGGACAAACCCGTATATCCATGTTCATCACCTTACTTGCTTTACCGATTAATGTTTTATTCAATTACTTATTAATCTATGGAAAATGGGGCTTCCCCGAGCTTGGAGGCGTCGGTTCAGGGTATGCAACGGCTATCACATATTGGGTCATTATGGTGATTGCCATCTTTACGATCGTAAAGGTTCAACCTTTTGCCGGCTATAACCTATTTTCTAAGCTGTATCGTGTTGCATGGAAAGAATGGCGGGAGCTTTTAATGATTGGACTGCCTATCGGCTTAACGATATTTTTTGAGACTAGTATCTTTGCAGCCGTTACCCTTTTCATGAGTAACTATAATACACTGACGATTGCTTCCCATCAAATTGCCATGAATTTTGCTTCATTCCTATATATGATTCCTTTAAGTATCTCGACGGGCCTAACCATTGTTGTTGGCTTTGAGGCTGGTGCAAAACGGTATAAGGATGCTCGGATTTATAGCATACTCGGAATTTCTGGAGCAATTGGTCTATCCTTACTCTGTGCCTCCGTTGTCTTTTTCTTCCGGGAGCAAATCGCTTCGATTTATTCGGTTGATTCAGACGTGATCCAGCTTACGGCACATTTCTTGCTATACGCAACCTTCTTCCAACTATCTGATGCGCTTCAAGCACCCATTCAGGGGATACTGCGCGGCTATAAGGATGTAACCATCAGCTTCTTCATGTCGTTTATTTCATATTGGATTATCGGACTGCCTATGGGGATTCTCCTTTCTAAGTATTCATCATTGGGACCCTTTGGATATTGGATCGGATTAATTGCGGGTCTCGCAATAGGAGCAGTCGGCCTTTTCATTAGACTCCTCTATGTTCAACGTTCGCATGACTCTAAAAGAATACAGCATCAAAAAAAGACAAAGAATCTCCTCATATAATGGAGATCTTTGTCTTTTTTATTGGAGAAATACTTTTCGTAAAACATCTTTTCCGCCTGTAATGGGAATCACGCTGCCTGTAATAAAATCAGATTTACTATCACATAAAAACGCAATCACTCTTGCCACATCTTCCCCTGTCCCAGGACGTCCTACGGGAACATCCGTGTCCTGCTCTAGTTGTGCTTCACTAATACTGCTTTCTTTCCATTCGCCGATAATATCACCGGGACAAACCATGTTGGCAGTAATTCCATAGGAAGCTTCTTCAAGTGCAAGGGTCTTAGTTAAGGAGGTCAACCCTGTTTTGGCTGCAGCAAAGGCAGAGCGGTAAATCCAACCAGGCGCCGTTTCCGAACGATCAAATCCTAAGGTAATAATTCTCCCCCAGCCATTATTCCTCATATGCGGCACAATTTCCTTTGCCATGTAGAAAAAACCCGTTAAATTACCATTCATTAAGTAATTCCACTCTTCACTCGAATACTCGAGCATCGGTTTTCGTTCATGAATATAAGGACCTGCGTTGTGGATAAAAACATCAATTCGCCCAAATGATTGAATGACTGTATTCACCACTGAATGACAATCCTTTTCGTCTGCTGCATCACCACGAATTGCAATTGCTTGTACACCATAAGATTCAATTAGTTCAGCTGCTAATTGCTCAGCCTGAACCTTGCTTTCTTTATACGTTACCGCAATATTCATTCCCGTTTCTGCAAGTACACAGGCGGTTTTCCGTCCAATTCCAGTTGCTCCTCCAGTTATAACAGCTACTTTTATCTTCACAAAATTTTACCTCTTCATATAAAGTATTTAGATACAGTATATTATACATAATTATTCTTCAGACACTAAATTTAAGAATTATCCGGCTTCCCACTCATTAACGGTCAGTGGGGCAAATGCATACAATGGTATGACTTGAAACCTAACGAAAGGAGGAAGAAATGATGTTTCCCTGGAATATGCTTTTTTCCAAAAATAAGCAAACAGATTTTACAAATAAGATGAATCCCAATGACGTTCAATCGTTTATTAATCAATTATTTTCTCAGGTCATTCCAGAAAACATGCAGCAAATGATGAATCAGAAGCAAGCGGAAGGTTTCCCCTCTTTCCAGGGAGCTGAGCAGGCTGCAAAAGAACAACAACAGCAACCTTCCAATCCCCTTCAGGCTACCGTTTTCGAAACACATACAGACGTGTATGTACGTATTCCATTAAAAGATCCAGCTTCAGTTAAACAGATGAAAATCTATCATACATCTAATCAATCAATTGTTGAAGGTTTCCCAGAACCAGGTGACCGGCATGTCATTACCCTTCCTGCTACCGTGAAGAAAAAAGGAGCTTCCGCTCACTATAAAGATGAAACATTGGAAATAAAACTACAGAAGAATAATGATCTTCAATATTCTGAAATTGATGTGTCAGGATTATAACCCTATCCAGCTGTCCGTTTAGAGTGAGAACAGATCGGAAACATCAAAAAAAAAAGCCAGACCAATTTGGCCTGACTTTTCTAACTTTCCAAGCATTATTTTCCGATGAACATTTGAGTCCAGTAGTTTCCTGATTCTACGTGTCCAACACCAATGTGAGTAAAGTTTGCACTTAAGATGTTCGCACGGTGACCTTCACTATTCATCCAAGATGTTACTACTTGTTGAGGTGTTGTTTGTCCCATTGCAATATTTTCTCCTGCAGCACTATAGTTGATTCCGAAAGACTTCATCATATCAAACGGAGAACCATACGTTGGGCTTGTATGATCAAAATAATTCTTATCTTTCATATCTTGTGATTTGATGCCTGCAACTTTACTAAGTTCAGTATCCATTTCTAATGCTTTTAGCCCTTGTTTTGACCGTTCAGCATTTGTCAATGCAACAACTTCTTTTTCAAATGCACTGATTTCAGAATTCACAGCTTCCTTAGGAGCCGCTTCTTCTTTAGTTGTTTCTTGTTTTGCCGGTTCTTGTGTTGTAGTTGTTTCAGGTGTTTCTTCTTTTACCGGTGCTTTTACTTCTTCTTTCACTGGTGCTTTAACTTCTTCTTTCACTGGTGCTTTTGCTTCTTCTTTCACTGGCGCTTTTACTTCTTCTTTAACTGGTGCCTTAACTTCTTCTTTCACTGGTGCTTTTGCTTCTTCTTTCACTGGTGCCTTAACTTCTTCTTTCACTGGTGCTTTTACAGATGGTTCTTCTGCTTTTACTGTTTGTTCTTGTGCTTTTACTTTTTTCATTACTTTAGTGATTGTTTCTTCTGGTGATACGTTGAATTGATGTACAAGAACTT
This window encodes:
- a CDS encoding GNAT family N-acetyltransferase encodes the protein MLKKRDFTDCYPLYELMTHPDVFPFVRQKVQSYEEYVFVTKTTLEEEDQGKLISRTITDEWDMPIGTISLFDIEDNAGFLGTWLGKPYHGKGYNSIAKEAFFNELFFDLGIETVYMRIRKTNLRSLHAAEKLPYAVQANESRRYIYDQLNEKEEIYDLYEISKDLYTLYLLRKDDEAGEQLLEA
- a CDS encoding Hsp20/alpha crystallin family protein; the encoded protein is MFPWNMLFSKNKQTDFTNKMNPNDVQSFINQLFSQVIPENMQQMMNQKQAEGFPSFQGAEQAAKEQQQQPSNPLQATVFETHTDVYVRIPLKDPASVKQMKIYHTSNQSIVEGFPEPGDRHVITLPATVKKKGASAHYKDETLEIKLQKNNDLQYSEIDVSGL
- a CDS encoding MATE family efflux transporter; protein product: MIQTYTTPQKIRQLIFILAPILITQLGIYSMTFFDIMMAGKYRTTDVAGVSIGSSLWMPVYTGISGILLALTPIISQKLGAKDTKSIPHSVIQALYLGLVMAAVVMLIGSIVLNPILELMNLEQSVHNIAHDYLVALSFGMIPLFLYNVLRSFIDSLGQTRISMFITLLALPINVLFNYLLIYGKWGFPELGGVGSGYATAITYWVIMVIAIFTIVKVQPFAGYNLFSKLYRVAWKEWRELLMIGLPIGLTIFFETSIFAAVTLFMSNYNTLTIASHQIAMNFASFLYMIPLSISTGLTIVVGFEAGAKRYKDARIYSILGISGAIGLSLLCASVVFFFREQIASIYSVDSDVIQLTAHFLLYATFFQLSDALQAPIQGILRGYKDVTISFFMSFISYWIIGLPMGILLSKYSSLGPFGYWIGLIAGLAIGAVGLFIRLLYVQRSHDSKRIQHQKKTKNLLI
- a CDS encoding CAP domain-containing protein, with protein sequence MKKVIITVAAAAALIFTGTGAQTTEAASVNKEYKSICIQNATNQEMQKLIEQYFAKTTKTFSPEQFKVLVHQFNVSPEETITKVMKKVKAQEQTVKAEEPSVKAPVKEEVKAPVKEEAKAPVKEEVKAPVKEEVKAPVKEEAKAPVKEEVKAPVKEEVKAPVKEETPETTTTQEPAKQETTKEEAAPKEAVNSEISAFEKEVVALTNAERSKQGLKALEMDTELSKVAGIKSQDMKDKNYFDHTSPTYGSPFDMMKSFGINYSAAGENIAMGQTTPQQVVTSWMNSEGHRANILSANFTHIGVGHVESGNYWTQMFIGK
- a CDS encoding undecaprenyldiphospho-muramoylpentapeptide beta-N-acetylglucosaminyltransferase, whose product is MKKKIVFTGGGSAGHVSVNAAIIPEFIKNNWDVTYIGSEKGIEKTIIQKEFPQISYRVISVGKLRRYISLENMKDPFRVVKGIFDARRILKSIRPDFIFSKGGFVSVPVVLAAKMLKIPVFIHESDYTPGLANKIAMPLSSKIFTTFAETASSLPKEKALYIGAVLREGIFHGNAVKGREICGFTDMKPIVLVMGGSLGAVRINNVIHETLDELLKSYQIIHICGKGNLIDIERKGYQAFEYVHDELFDLLAAANLVVSRAGSNSIFEFLGLQKPMLLIPLSANASRGDQILNANSFEKQGFCKVLQEEDINYPAFIEAINQLNENSITFKTKMKQERPFKTAEEMYQLLIDLQK
- a CDS encoding mechanosensitive ion channel family protein, yielding MTILSSLYNWEIWLQLGISAAIFLFFLAVRSAFTRYLFKYLLSLARRRNITFAANLMTVLEKPLRWLIVLIGFIIASRYFPFEVVSHEIRIRLFRSAFIILATWALLNISTILTLLFPQLNSKLDLGVDQIVIPFITKIINIIFIALGVSIVAEEWGFNVNGFVAGLGLGGLAFALAAKDTISNLFGGIVIITEKPFTIGDWIKTPSVEGTVEDITFRSTKVRTFAQALVTVPNATLSNEPIINWSKMGKRQIAFHLRVSYQTSRTKLEVLTKQLEQMLQNHEGVHKDTIMVRFDQFSSASLDIYLYFFTTVTDYAGYLETKENINFKIMDILEQYDVEMAIPAQNLIFKNESALHEMTDFNT
- a CDS encoding SDR family oxidoreductase, whose protein sequence is MKIKVAVITGGATGIGRKTACVLAETGMNIAVTYKESKVQAEQLAAELIESYGVQAIAIRGDAADEKDCHSVVNTVIQSFGRIDVFIHNAGPYIHERKPMLEYSSEEWNYLMNGNLTGFFYMAKEIVPHMRNNGWGRIITLGFDRSETAPGWIYRSAFAAAKTGLTSLTKTLALEEASYGITANMVCPGDIIGEWKESSISEAQLEQDTDVPVGRPGTGEDVARVIAFLCDSKSDFITGSVIPITGGKDVLRKVFLQ
- a CDS encoding undecaprenyl-diphosphate phosphatase, with amino-acid sequence MLTELQAFILGVIQGLTEFLPISSTGHLYLGRHLFHLDEAGIFLDTMLHIGTLIALVVVYKAELVKILKNPFSKLTLLLIAGTIPAVIAGLLLSDWFDDLSKSGVTIGWEFLATGFILWFADQAGSGKKSLEEISVKDALIIGSFQAAAIMPALSRSGLTIAAGLFCKLDRATAAYFSFLLSIPAISGGIIFQLKPVLTGGAETLPFSSMLIATLASAIFGYIAVVWMINYLKSRSLKVFSFYVWGLGSLVLILQFTGVF
- a CDS encoding YflJ family protein, with product MAHTYSKGWFIQQLKTIGITKHPIERKKLELYRTHVIRKIYFDHFKGSP